In a genomic window of Lycium ferocissimum isolate CSIRO_LF1 chromosome 9, AGI_CSIRO_Lferr_CH_V1, whole genome shotgun sequence:
- the LOC132031578 gene encoding secreted RxLR effector protein 161-like: MESDNAEFFENIYPYKIECESSGERPKRPREETKENMPNEENPRRSKRQRTSTYFGPDFLTFLVENEPQTFKEAMSSSEAQYWKENQGQSKSQLDYARVLGSLMYIMNCTRPDIACAISKLSRYTSNPDQTHWMAVKLVLGYLQYTQDYALHYNKYPAVVEGYSDANWITGSSEVKSTSGYVFTIEGGAVS, encoded by the exons ATGGAATCTGATAATGCTGAATTTTTTGAGAATATTTATCCGTATAAAATAGAATGTGAGTCATCTGGTGAAAGACCTAAACGACCTCgggaagaaacaaaggaaaatatGCCTAACGAAGAGAATCCAAGACGTAGCAAACGTCAAAGAACATCGACTTACTTTGGTCCAGATTTTTTGACATTCTTAGTAGAGAATGAGCCTCAAACTTTCAAGGAAGCAATGTCTTCCTCGGAAGCACAATATTGGAAAGAG AATCAAGGTCAAAGCAAATCCCAGTTGGACTATGCTCGAGTGttgggaagtttgatgtatatAATGAATTGTACACGACCAGATATAGCTTGTGCAATAAGTAAACTGAGTCGTTACACAAGTAATCCTGACCAAACTCATTGGATGGCAGTGAAACTAGTTTTGGGGTACTTACAATACACTCAAGACTATGCTTTGCACTATAATAAATATCCTGCGGTAGTTgaaggatatagtgatgcaAATTGGATCACCGGTTCATCTGAAGTTAAATCCACAAGTGGATATGTTTTCACCATTGAAGGAGGAGCAGTATCTTGA